A region from the Oncorhynchus tshawytscha isolate Ot180627B linkage group LG26, Otsh_v2.0, whole genome shotgun sequence genome encodes:
- the LOC112225030 gene encoding uncharacterized protein LOC112225030 isoform X2, which translates to MYFQIRDFVRGCPACLEQRNKRPKKRVGGRCLSQTMMSHSRDMLSKLRSQREAGLFCDITLRTDGCSYSAHKAVLAAVSEYFQELFTEMDSAPSSRSDIDLTGFSESILLSLLDFSYSSILCVSEEDLPEVSTMARHLGMWPAVEACSALQTEQGYHDAQYPTMEHPALGFSSQIPGSPLELHHHQRNRRKNRGLAGEGRERVAGGRSVRGVDDGFRQILDQSNESREESPTRRSPRRPPGPSPLPLGQNGLPLSPTRRMKLMDFKSPSCKISSSPKNVSSNPRSRNTQSSSSSPHTRLLRSTPGAAQEVQRLLPRTESPPRGRKPHPVPHPASTSSSSTQRAGSEAPIVRGKQEEEGDEDEKDHFRALEKYRLMSVLGLQRTSLLPRPEDLIGWRQKKRLRKLKVNNYSLTKRRKPRLQASGGLTFGGPPLSLPLCTPAKAHFLSRIIKTEPEYPISMERLKKSRQPRRFPPSDRSMRSKVVLPDLLQPVSRLVYGGRDLRRSVRGVEASHLPPPLPPCSGNTRVPNPKRNVSTVRIKPEPADYAISAPSIPSDGQRPNLHLSPPRAHLRHKITTETVRALRYNSGRPMAKDKLKRSGMKEAGRAQRKPREESMRTGSSQGVRRIMERGPGGMSSREMSSILSPDPVPPPIHSHPLYRVIKEEPADPLPVAGSFPESPSLSSSPELGKRQIKPPVKLLDPGFLFSFCRPAGGPMLGVKREEESVDICLTRSVSRVERFGSGGAPARVLRARGGPPTLHRVKKEREERSISQNPIQRQGPPRAVNSHQHKPPHLDRATGSKGACVARDIPKKPAKPLPSRGPALLDSIRRARLKQLRGPRSQAPKDKSSHVCLQCRASCKDCNALIMHRIRHIEGKHWPCPLCNKTFFRMRNVKNHIRTHDQRLYKCRSCLAAS; encoded by the exons ATGTACTTCCAGATCCGAGACTTTGTCCGGGGATGTCCAGCGTGCCTGGAGCAGAGGAACAAGAGACCCAAG AAGCGTGTGGGTGGGAGGTGTCTCTCTCAGACGATGATGTCACACAGCCGTGACATGCTGAGTAAACTGAGGAGCCAGCGGGAGGCGGGGCTGTTCTGTGACATCACTCTGAGGACTGACGGGTGCTCTTACTCCGCCCACAAGGCGGTGCTGGCAGCGGTGAGCGAGTACTTTCAGGAATTATTCACTGAGATGGACTCCGCCCCTAGCTCCAGGTCTGACATTGACCTCACAG GTTTCAGTGAGTCTATCCTGCTGTCTCTGCTGGACTTCTCCTACTCCTctattctgtgtgtgtctgaggaggACCTTCCAGAGGTCAGCACTATGGCTCGTCACCTGGGCATGTGGCCTGCCGTGGAGGCCTGTTCTGCCCTCCAGACGGAGCAGGGATACCACGACGCCCAATACCCCACCATGGAGCACCCTGCCCTGGGCTTCTCATCGCAGATCCCTGGATCTCCCCTGGAGCTCCACCACCaccagaggaacaggaggaagAATAGGGGGTTGGctggagagggcagggagagggtGGCTGGGGGTAGAAGCGTAAGGGGTGTGGATGATGGCTTCAGACAAATTCTGGATCAGTCCAATGAGTCGAGGGAGGAGAGCCCGACCAGGCGGTCACCCCGTCGCCCCCCCGGACCCAGCCCTCTCCCCCTAGGGCAGAACGGTCTCCCCCTCAGCCCCACCCGCAGGATGAAGCTCATGGACTTCAAATCTCCGTCTTGTAAAATATCTTCTTCTCCAAAAAACGTATCCTCCAACCCCCGCTCCCGAAACACCCAatcttcctcctcctcgcccCACACACGTCTTCTCCGCTCTACTCCCGGGGCCGCCCAGGAAGTTCAGAGACTGCTTCCCAGGACAGAGAGCCCTCCTCGGGGCCGAAAACCTCACCCTGTCCCCCATCCTGCCTCCACCTCCAGCTCCTCCACACAGAGGGCTGGCTCTGAGGCCCCCATAGTGAGGGGCaagcaggaggaagagggggacgaGGATGAGAAAGATCATTTCCGAGCGCTGGAGAAGTACCGCCTGATGAGCGTGCTCGGGTTACAGAGGACGTCCCTCCTCCCCAGACCAGAGGATCTGATTGGCTGGAGGCAGAAAAAACGCCTCCGGAAGTTGAAGGTCAATAACTATTCGTTGACCAAGAGGAGGAAACCTCGCCTCCAGGCATCAGGGGGGCTTACGTTCGGGGGGCCGCCCCTGTCACTCCCCCTATGTACCCCTGCCAAAGCCCACTTCCTGAGCAGGATCATAAAGACGGAGCCTGAGTATCCAATCAGCATGGAGAGACTGAAGAAATCCAGGCAGCCCCGGCGGTTTCCGCCCAGTGACAGGAGCATGCGCAGTAAAGTAGTGTTACCAGACCTGCTGCAGCCCGTGTCCAGGCTGGTCTACGGAGGGAGGGATCTCAGGCGCTCTGTCAGGGGTGTTGAGGCCAgccacctccctccacccctcccacccTGTTCTGGGAACACAAGAGTTCCAAATCCCAAGAGGAACGTCTCTACTGTCAGGATCAAACCCGAACCTGCAGACTATGCCATCTCAGCACCATCCATCCCCTCAGATGGCCAACGCCCAAACCtacacctctcccctcccagggCCCACCTCAGGCACAAGATTACCACAGAAACTGTCAGAGCGCTCCGCTACAACAGCGGGCGTCCGATGGCCAAAGATAAGCTGAAGCGGAGTGGCATGAAAGAGGCTGGGAGAGCCCAGCGTAAGCCCAGAGAGGAGAGCATGAGGACTGGGAGCAGCCAAGGAGTGAGAAGGATCATGGAGAGAGGGCCTGGAGGTATGAGCAGCAGGGAGATGAGCAGCATCCTCAGCCCtgatcctgttcctcctcctaTCCACAGCCATCCTCTGTACAGGGTCATCAAGGAGGAACCAGCAGACCCTCTACCTGTGGCGGGGTCCTTCCCCGAGTcaccctccctgtcctcctccccagAGCTGGGCAAAAGGCAGATCAAGCCCCCTGTCAAGCTCCTAGACCCAGGCTTCCTCTTCAGCTTCTGCCGGCCGGCAGGAGGGCCCATGTTGGGggtgaagagggaggaggagagtgtggATATCTGCCTAACACGGTCGGTCTCAAGGGTAGAGAGATTTGGTTCCGGGGGGGCCCCAGCCAGGGTCCTGAGGGCCAGAGGAGGCCCCCCCACTCTCCACAgggtgaagaaggagagggaagaaaggagtATAAGCCAAAATCCAATCCAGAGGCAGGGGCCACCAAGGGCTGTCAACTCTCACCAACACAAACCCCCCCACCTGGATAGAGCCACAGGGTCAAAGGGTGCTTGCGTTGCACGGGACATACCAAAG AAGCCAGCTAAGCCCCTGCCTAGCCGAGGTCCTGCCCTGTTGGACTCGATCCGCCGGGCGAGGCTAAAGCAGCTGCGGGGTCCTCGCAGTCAGGCCCCCAAGGACAAGTCATCCCACGTCTGCCTGCAGTGCCGGGCATCCTGTAAGGACTGTAACGCCCTCATCATGCACCGCATCAGGCACATCGAGGGCAAGCACTGGCCCTGCCCT CTGTGCAATAAGACATTCTTCAGGATGAGGAATGTGAAGAACCACATTCGGACCCACGACCAGAGGCTGTATAAGTGTCGCAGCTGTTTGGCTGCATCCTGA
- the LOC112225030 gene encoding uncharacterized protein LOC112225030 isoform X1, translated as MAGDCNYKMHYVNDDTFSPSKPLLDQARVPAGEPDAPSVLQGRGSVYCSPNFDMIDGLLYRKKLERGFIHYREVLDEDRRLGAIATFHRRRPGMCHHSLEDTYRSVAENYWWEGMYFQIRDFVRGCPACLEQRNKRPKKRVGGRCLSQTMMSHSRDMLSKLRSQREAGLFCDITLRTDGCSYSAHKAVLAAVSEYFQELFTEMDSAPSSRSDIDLTGFSESILLSLLDFSYSSILCVSEEDLPEVSTMARHLGMWPAVEACSALQTEQGYHDAQYPTMEHPALGFSSQIPGSPLELHHHQRNRRKNRGLAGEGRERVAGGRSVRGVDDGFRQILDQSNESREESPTRRSPRRPPGPSPLPLGQNGLPLSPTRRMKLMDFKSPSCKISSSPKNVSSNPRSRNTQSSSSSPHTRLLRSTPGAAQEVQRLLPRTESPPRGRKPHPVPHPASTSSSSTQRAGSEAPIVRGKQEEEGDEDEKDHFRALEKYRLMSVLGLQRTSLLPRPEDLIGWRQKKRLRKLKVNNYSLTKRRKPRLQASGGLTFGGPPLSLPLCTPAKAHFLSRIIKTEPEYPISMERLKKSRQPRRFPPSDRSMRSKVVLPDLLQPVSRLVYGGRDLRRSVRGVEASHLPPPLPPCSGNTRVPNPKRNVSTVRIKPEPADYAISAPSIPSDGQRPNLHLSPPRAHLRHKITTETVRALRYNSGRPMAKDKLKRSGMKEAGRAQRKPREESMRTGSSQGVRRIMERGPGGMSSREMSSILSPDPVPPPIHSHPLYRVIKEEPADPLPVAGSFPESPSLSSSPELGKRQIKPPVKLLDPGFLFSFCRPAGGPMLGVKREEESVDICLTRSVSRVERFGSGGAPARVLRARGGPPTLHRVKKEREERSISQNPIQRQGPPRAVNSHQHKPPHLDRATGSKGACVARDIPKKPAKPLPSRGPALLDSIRRARLKQLRGPRSQAPKDKSSHVCLQCRASCKDCNALIMHRIRHIEGKHWPCPLCNKTFFRMRNVKNHIRTHDQRLYKCRSCLAAS; from the exons ATGGCCGGCGACTGCAACTATAAGATGCATTATGTGAATGATGACACATTTTCTCCATCCAAACCTCTACTGGACCAAGCGCGGGTGCCCGCGGGGGAGCCCGACGCCCCCAGTGTTCTGCAGGGGCGTGGGTCCGTTTATTGCTCGCCAAACTTTGACATGATCGATGGGCTGCTGTACCGTAAGAAGTTGGAGAGAGGTTTCATCCACTACCGGGAGGTGCTAGACGAGGACCGACGACTCGGGGCGATCGCCACTTTCCACCGGCGGCGGCCAGGCATGTGCCACCACTCCCTGGAGGATACGTACAGATCAGTGGCCGAGAACTACTGGTGGGAGG GGATGTACTTCCAGATCCGAGACTTTGTCCGGGGATGTCCAGCGTGCCTGGAGCAGAGGAACAAGAGACCCAAG AAGCGTGTGGGTGGGAGGTGTCTCTCTCAGACGATGATGTCACACAGCCGTGACATGCTGAGTAAACTGAGGAGCCAGCGGGAGGCGGGGCTGTTCTGTGACATCACTCTGAGGACTGACGGGTGCTCTTACTCCGCCCACAAGGCGGTGCTGGCAGCGGTGAGCGAGTACTTTCAGGAATTATTCACTGAGATGGACTCCGCCCCTAGCTCCAGGTCTGACATTGACCTCACAG GTTTCAGTGAGTCTATCCTGCTGTCTCTGCTGGACTTCTCCTACTCCTctattctgtgtgtgtctgaggaggACCTTCCAGAGGTCAGCACTATGGCTCGTCACCTGGGCATGTGGCCTGCCGTGGAGGCCTGTTCTGCCCTCCAGACGGAGCAGGGATACCACGACGCCCAATACCCCACCATGGAGCACCCTGCCCTGGGCTTCTCATCGCAGATCCCTGGATCTCCCCTGGAGCTCCACCACCaccagaggaacaggaggaagAATAGGGGGTTGGctggagagggcagggagagggtGGCTGGGGGTAGAAGCGTAAGGGGTGTGGATGATGGCTTCAGACAAATTCTGGATCAGTCCAATGAGTCGAGGGAGGAGAGCCCGACCAGGCGGTCACCCCGTCGCCCCCCCGGACCCAGCCCTCTCCCCCTAGGGCAGAACGGTCTCCCCCTCAGCCCCACCCGCAGGATGAAGCTCATGGACTTCAAATCTCCGTCTTGTAAAATATCTTCTTCTCCAAAAAACGTATCCTCCAACCCCCGCTCCCGAAACACCCAatcttcctcctcctcgcccCACACACGTCTTCTCCGCTCTACTCCCGGGGCCGCCCAGGAAGTTCAGAGACTGCTTCCCAGGACAGAGAGCCCTCCTCGGGGCCGAAAACCTCACCCTGTCCCCCATCCTGCCTCCACCTCCAGCTCCTCCACACAGAGGGCTGGCTCTGAGGCCCCCATAGTGAGGGGCaagcaggaggaagagggggacgaGGATGAGAAAGATCATTTCCGAGCGCTGGAGAAGTACCGCCTGATGAGCGTGCTCGGGTTACAGAGGACGTCCCTCCTCCCCAGACCAGAGGATCTGATTGGCTGGAGGCAGAAAAAACGCCTCCGGAAGTTGAAGGTCAATAACTATTCGTTGACCAAGAGGAGGAAACCTCGCCTCCAGGCATCAGGGGGGCTTACGTTCGGGGGGCCGCCCCTGTCACTCCCCCTATGTACCCCTGCCAAAGCCCACTTCCTGAGCAGGATCATAAAGACGGAGCCTGAGTATCCAATCAGCATGGAGAGACTGAAGAAATCCAGGCAGCCCCGGCGGTTTCCGCCCAGTGACAGGAGCATGCGCAGTAAAGTAGTGTTACCAGACCTGCTGCAGCCCGTGTCCAGGCTGGTCTACGGAGGGAGGGATCTCAGGCGCTCTGTCAGGGGTGTTGAGGCCAgccacctccctccacccctcccacccTGTTCTGGGAACACAAGAGTTCCAAATCCCAAGAGGAACGTCTCTACTGTCAGGATCAAACCCGAACCTGCAGACTATGCCATCTCAGCACCATCCATCCCCTCAGATGGCCAACGCCCAAACCtacacctctcccctcccagggCCCACCTCAGGCACAAGATTACCACAGAAACTGTCAGAGCGCTCCGCTACAACAGCGGGCGTCCGATGGCCAAAGATAAGCTGAAGCGGAGTGGCATGAAAGAGGCTGGGAGAGCCCAGCGTAAGCCCAGAGAGGAGAGCATGAGGACTGGGAGCAGCCAAGGAGTGAGAAGGATCATGGAGAGAGGGCCTGGAGGTATGAGCAGCAGGGAGATGAGCAGCATCCTCAGCCCtgatcctgttcctcctcctaTCCACAGCCATCCTCTGTACAGGGTCATCAAGGAGGAACCAGCAGACCCTCTACCTGTGGCGGGGTCCTTCCCCGAGTcaccctccctgtcctcctccccagAGCTGGGCAAAAGGCAGATCAAGCCCCCTGTCAAGCTCCTAGACCCAGGCTTCCTCTTCAGCTTCTGCCGGCCGGCAGGAGGGCCCATGTTGGGggtgaagagggaggaggagagtgtggATATCTGCCTAACACGGTCGGTCTCAAGGGTAGAGAGATTTGGTTCCGGGGGGGCCCCAGCCAGGGTCCTGAGGGCCAGAGGAGGCCCCCCCACTCTCCACAgggtgaagaaggagagggaagaaaggagtATAAGCCAAAATCCAATCCAGAGGCAGGGGCCACCAAGGGCTGTCAACTCTCACCAACACAAACCCCCCCACCTGGATAGAGCCACAGGGTCAAAGGGTGCTTGCGTTGCACGGGACATACCAAAG AAGCCAGCTAAGCCCCTGCCTAGCCGAGGTCCTGCCCTGTTGGACTCGATCCGCCGGGCGAGGCTAAAGCAGCTGCGGGGTCCTCGCAGTCAGGCCCCCAAGGACAAGTCATCCCACGTCTGCCTGCAGTGCCGGGCATCCTGTAAGGACTGTAACGCCCTCATCATGCACCGCATCAGGCACATCGAGGGCAAGCACTGGCCCTGCCCT CTGTGCAATAAGACATTCTTCAGGATGAGGAATGTGAAGAACCACATTCGGACCCACGACCAGAGGCTGTATAAGTGTCGCAGCTGTTTGGCTGCATCCTGA
- the LOC112225439 gene encoding chromatin assembly factor 1 subunit B: protein MDELYAGNPCCFVCAVCLSTGLSRKVKQRKNSSRMKVITCEIAWHNKEPVYSLDFQHNSEGRIHRLATAGVDTTVRLWRVEMGPDGKAVVDFLSNLARHTKAVNVVRFCPNSELLASGGDDAAILLWKLNDSKEPEQAQSFQEEEDSQLNKESWSVVKTLRGHIEDVYDISWTRDGNFMISGSVDNTAIMWDVTKGQKLCIFNDHKSYVQGVTWDPLGQYVATLSCDRVMRVYSTQSRRKAYSVSKMSSGSAVEGEVKPYRMFHDDSMKSFFRRLTFTPDGSFLLAPAGCVEAGENVTNTTYVFSRKSLKRPIAHLPCPAKATLAVRCCPVYFELRTKKGDDGSAQPLTNMFGLPYRLVFAVASEDSIFIYDTQQTLPFGYVSNIHYHTLSDLTWSRDGSFLAVSSTDGYCSFLSFSPGELGTPLKEPPVLEVVTPGNGPEKKGKKAAMARTVSPVPKTTERTATVHAIPKETPCTSLTSHATPLVPGGEENNNPGKAKPQPRRIALNTLEGWGKPSTPRANSPKIPTTASISAPSTPQQPHLIASTPNTRLTPSTAQPSLTPKAQRNTLGPSTPKASTTPKEPVPRRISLTPVVSRSPAAFTTPSSTEKAKREQPSPPTEPVCQPPESKRPKTSTQAGKTGVAPASRATPNP from the exons ATGGACGAACTCTACGCGGGAAACCCATGTTGTTTTGTCTGTGCAGTCTGCTTGTCAACTGGACTCAGCAGAAAAGTGAAACAGCGGAAAAACAG TAGCAGGATGAAGGTGATAACATGTGAGATTGCGTGGCACAACAAAGAGCCTGTCTACAGTCTGGACTTCCAGCACAACTCAGAGGGCCGCATACACAGGCTGGCCACAGCAGGAGTGGACACCACTGTCAGG CTGTGGCGTGTGGAGATGGGGCCTGATGGGAAGGCAGTGGTGGACTTCCTGTCAAACCTGGCGCGGCACACCAAGGCCGTCAACGTGGTGCGCTTCTGCCCCAACAGCGAGCTGCTCGCCTCTGGAGGAGATG ATGCAGCCATCCTGCTGTGGAAGCTAAACGACAGTAAGGAGCCTGAACAGGCCCAATCgttccaggaggaggaggacagtcaGCTCAACAAGGAGAGCTGGAGCGTGGTCAAGACCCTGAG GGGACACATAGAGGATGTGTATGATATCAGCTGGACCCGGGATGGGAACTTCATGATCTCTGGTTCTGTGGACAACACTGCCATTATGTGGGATGTCACAAAGG GTCAGAAGCTGTGCATCTTTAATGACCATAAGAGCTATGTGCAGGGAGTGACCTGGGACCCGCTGGGCCAGTATGTGGCCACACTCAGCTGTGACCG ggtgaTGCGTGTGTACAGTACTCAGAGCAGGAGGAAGGCCTACAGTGTCAGTAAGATGAGCTCTGGATCAGCTGTCGAGGGAGAG GTGAAACCGTACCGAATGTTCCATGACGACAGCATGAAGTCTTTCTTCAGGCGACTCACCTTCACACCGGACGGATCCTTTCTGCTTGCCCCAG CGGGGTGTGTGGAGGCAGGGGAGAATGTCACCAACACTACATACGTCTTCTCCAGGAAGAGCCTCAAGAG GCCCATAGCTCACCTGCCCTGTCCTGCTAAAGCCACCCTGGCTGTACGCTGTTGCCCTGTCTACTTCGAGCTGAGGACCAAGAAGGGAGATG ATGGCAGTGCCCAGCCCCTGACCAACATGTTTGGCTTGCCATACAGACTGGTGTTTGCTGTGGCATCAGAGGACTCCATCTTCATCTATGACACTCAGCAAACCCTACCCTTCGGCTACGTGTCCAACATCCACTACCACACACTCAGCGACCTCACCTG GTCTCGGGACGGTTCTTTCCTGGCGGTGTCTTCTACAGATGGCTACTgctccttcctttccttctctcctggTGAGCTGGGCACCCCCCTGAAGGAGCCCCCAGTCCTGGAGGTCGTCACCCCAGGCAATGGCCCAGAAAAGAAGGGCAAGAAGGCTGCCATGGCTCGCACGGTGTCCCCCGTCCCTAAAACCACAGAGCGCACTGCCACTGTCCACGCCATTCCTAAAGAGACCCCCTGcacctccctcacctcccatGCCACCCCCTTGGTCCCTGGGGGTGAGGAGAATAACAACCCTGGCAAGGCCAAGCCACAGCCCCGTAGGATCGCCCTCAACACCCTGGAGGGATGGGGCAAGCCCAGCACCCCCAGAGCTAATTCCCCCAAGATCCCTACCACAGCCAGCATCAgcgccccctccaccccccagcAGCCTCACCTCATCGCCTCTACCCCCAACACCCGCCTCACCCCCtctacagcccagcccagcctcacCCCAAAGGCCCAAAGAAACACTCTTGGCCCCAGCACCCCTAAAGCTAGCACCACCCCTAAAGAACCGGTACCCAG ACGGATATCTCTGACTCCCGTCGTCTCTAGATCTCCAGCTGCCTTCACCACACCCTCCTCCACGGAGAAAGCCAAACGTG AACAACCCTCTCCCCCCACCGAACCTGTGTGCCAGCCCCCAGAATCCAAGCGGCCCAAGACCAGCACCCAGGCAGGCAAGACAGGGGTGGCGCCAGCCTCAAGGGCCACACCCAACCCCTAA